Part of the Mycobacteriales bacterium genome, CTCGGCCGGGGCGAACAGCACGACCGCCGCCAGGTCCTCGGTGACGTCCGTGAACCGGTGCTCCTCCCCAGCGGCTACGTAGATCACCGCGCCGGGGCCTACCGCGGAGCTGTCCTCGCCGGCCCGCAGCACCGCCCGCCCGGAGATCACCACGTAGATCTCGTCCTCGGTGTGCGGCACCTGGTCGTCCACGCCGCCGCGCGGGACGGAGTACGTG contains:
- a CDS encoding cupin domain-containing protein, which codes for MRVINDAGRFTPPVGQDRNHWIEHLRVTDLSVGTYSVPRGGVDDQVPHTEDEIYVVISGRAVLRAGEDSSAVGPGAVIYVAAGEEHRFTDVTEDLAAVVLFAPAEGTREQAGS